The Bacteroidota bacterium genomic interval CATGCGGGTGAGGTCGCGCGCGTGGAGGAGCGACTTGCCGAACGGCTTCACGACGAGCACGGGGCACGAGGCGAGCCGGACGGTGTTTTCGGCGACGCTGCCGAGGAGCAATCGCTTCAGCCCGGTCAGCCCGTGCGACGCCATCACGATCAGTTCCGCATTGCGCTCGGCGGCAATGTCGGCCAGGCTGGTCGCAGCGAACCCGACATCCACGTGGGCATACGCGTTGACTCCGCTGGCGCGGAGTTCGCTGACCAGGCGATCGAGGGCCGTGCGGGCGCGCGTGAGCAGCACCTCGGTGTTGCTCGTGCCCGCGTCGTAGCCGTAGACGTCCGGCCACATCGCGTCGGAGACGACATGGACGAGTTCGAGGTCGGCGCGGAAGACGCGGGCGAGGTCGGCGGCGTAGTCGAGGGCGTAGCGCGAGCGGTCCGAGAAGTCGAACGGCACGAGGATGCGGTTGTCGGTCGCGTCGTCGGTGTCCAGCGTGGGCGCATCGCAGCGCAGCGTGAGCACGGGACACGGCGCCTCCCGGACGACGCGCTCGGCGACGCTGCCGTGGA includes:
- a CDS encoding universal stress protein; amino-acid sequence: MLKIERLLFPTDHSNCADSALGHALALAALYDAELHILTALDVYDDLDDLVDDDDLDGMASMLRQHDRVRVVRVAELGSSAADVILDYAAHAYIDLVVMATHGRRGVAHLLHGSVAERVVREAPCPVLTLRCDAPTLDTDDATDNRILVPFDFSDRSRYALDYAADLARVFRADLELVHVVSDAMWPDVYGYDAGTSNTEVLLTRARTALDRLVSELRASGVNAYAHVDVGFAATSLADIAAERNAELIVMASHGLTGLKRLLLGSVAENTVRLASCPVLVVKPFGKSLLHARDLTRMGMTTA